One genomic segment of Caldimonas brevitalea includes these proteins:
- a CDS encoding MinD/ParA family ATP-binding protein: MLERGFDQAHGLRRLFAHHTVHLLPVVANPYATSSHVLLEGLCQGLAAQGLHTLVVDGVASRYTTGVDVAAAIARDLDLGQWIDEFDTHTSVLAAGGSLARFTEVSEGRSALLFEALREAAPSADVIVFHADAAVLSALFGHRRVRPLVFTGDDAQSLKHAYASIKILAQYGGLLDHAVVMDATEQAIGVPPAALRLVRCVSDFLGGEAHLVALTSTANDNEHVLAQALHQLSMNLLHYALPFSLQDGENGTWGAMPSSDARAHQQQHHHHRGASAAATSVTHAFN, encoded by the coding sequence ATGCTTGAGCGCGGTTTCGACCAAGCCCACGGCCTGCGCCGCTTGTTCGCCCATCACACGGTGCATTTGCTGCCGGTGGTCGCCAACCCCTACGCGACCAGCAGCCACGTGCTGCTGGAAGGCCTGTGCCAGGGCCTGGCGGCCCAAGGGCTGCACACCCTGGTGGTGGACGGCGTTGCCAGCCGCTACACCACCGGCGTGGACGTGGCCGCGGCGATCGCACGCGACCTCGACCTCGGCCAGTGGATCGACGAATTCGACACCCATACCTCGGTGCTGGCGGCCGGCGGTTCGCTGGCCCGTTTCACCGAGGTGAGCGAAGGTCGCTCTGCCTTGCTGTTCGAGGCCCTGCGGGAAGCGGCGCCGTCGGCCGACGTGATCGTCTTCCATGCCGACGCCGCGGTGTTGAGCGCGCTGTTCGGCCACCGCCGGGTGCGGCCGCTGGTGTTCACCGGCGACGACGCGCAGAGCCTGAAGCATGCCTACGCGTCGATCAAGATCCTCGCCCAATACGGCGGGCTGCTCGACCACGCGGTGGTGATGGACGCCACCGAGCAGGCCATCGGCGTGCCGCCCGCGGCACTGCGACTGGTGCGCTGCGTCAGCGACTTTCTCGGCGGTGAGGCGCACCTGGTGGCGCTGACCAGCACGGCCAACGACAACGAACATGTGCTCGCGCAGGCGCTGCACCAGCTCTCGATGAATCTTTTGCACTATGCGCTGCCGTTCTCGTTGCAGGACGGCGAGAACGGGACGTGGGGGGCGATGCCGTCCTCCGACGCCCGCGCACACCAGCAGCAGCACCACCACCATCGCGGCGCCTCGGCGGCCGCGACCTCCGTCACCCACGCGTTCAACTGA
- a CDS encoding RNA polymerase sigma factor FliA, with amino-acid sequence MYTAKGRLDQNSMLQQYSPLVRRLAHQMIAKLPANVEIDDLIQVGMIGLNDALSRFDAAQGVQFETFATQRIRGAMLDELRGADWMSRGTRKQQRTIEAAVHRLEQKLGRPPHESEIAKELGVTLSDYQDMLNKVRGTQLVYLEDMSSDNGDDDYLDRHVSDKDADPLSQLNDHRLRSALVDAIKTLPEREQYVMSMYYEQDMNLKEIAAVLGVTESRVCQLHSQSIARLRVKLREW; translated from the coding sequence ATGTACACCGCCAAGGGCCGCCTCGACCAGAACTCGATGCTGCAGCAGTACAGCCCGCTGGTGCGGCGTCTTGCCCACCAGATGATTGCGAAGCTGCCGGCCAATGTGGAGATCGACGACCTGATCCAGGTCGGCATGATCGGCCTGAACGACGCCTTGAGCCGCTTCGACGCAGCACAGGGCGTGCAGTTCGAAACCTTCGCCACCCAGCGCATCCGCGGCGCCATGCTCGACGAGCTGCGCGGCGCCGACTGGATGAGCCGCGGCACCCGCAAACAGCAGCGCACCATCGAGGCGGCGGTGCACCGTCTCGAGCAGAAGCTCGGGCGCCCGCCGCATGAAAGCGAAATCGCCAAGGAACTGGGCGTGACGCTCAGCGACTACCAGGACATGTTGAACAAGGTGCGCGGCACGCAGCTGGTGTACCTGGAGGACATGAGCAGCGACAACGGCGACGACGATTACCTCGATCGCCATGTCAGCGACAAGGACGCCGACCCGCTCAGCCAGCTCAACGACCACCGCTTGCGCAGCGCCCTGGTGGACGCGATCAAAACCCTGCCCGAGCGGGAGCAGTACGTGATGAGCATGTACTACGAGCAGGACATGAACCTGAAGGAAATCGCCGCCGTGCTCGGCGTCACCGAGTCGCGCGTGTGCCAGCTGCACAGCCAGTCGATCGCCCGCTTGCGCGTCAAACTCCGCGAGTGGTGA